GTCATAAGGGTTGTCAGTATCCTATTTCAATGTAATCGCTATACTTAATTGAGTCAGTGGTCATCATATATTTGTTGGACATTTAATATGATTAAAAAAATAATTAAAAGAACAATTGTACAGTGACTAATTGTAAACATTAAAATGCACCTTGATAATCCATAAATTATGTTAAGGGGATATGTTGAATTTCCCAGTGTAATTATTCAAGAATTGATCCCAAATCCCGAATCCTTTGTTTGAGATCCTCACGGTGTGTTATGGTAAATACCGAATATCCTAAGAGATCCAAATGGTCTCTTTTCCTTTGATCATCTTGGGCAATCGAGGGATTATCATGATCCGGGCCGTCTATGAAGATTAACAGAGACCGGCCACTCTTGAGGTATGCAAAGTCTGCAGTTGAGACAGGGGCTCCATTATCAAATATGATGTACTGGGCGTGTGAGGGGAGGGGCAACCCTGCGGTTGATACCTCACTTAAAAATGATTTCTCAAACTCTGACTGGCACTCATCGATAAGTTCAGTCAGTCCATCTTTGTGTGCGCCTTCATCTGACTGAACCGCTTCAATATTTGATGAATGCAGTTTTTTCAGGAGGGGTAGGACAAGGTTCCGATTTAGCTTATCGTGATAATATTGGTTGTAATAATTACAGAGACACTCATAGCATGCACGATCACATTTTTTCTCATCGAATTCATGAAGTATTGTACGGGCCTGAAGGATTACGTCATTGAATGCCCCCCGTTTGATAAATGATTCAAGCATTCCTGCACCTCCTTCTGCTGTTTCATAAAGAACAATGCTCTTTTTGTCGCTGTCATCGGGGTCAGGCATGAGGAAATATTTCACTTCATCGATATCCACATTCATACTGATCTGAAGACCTTCAACAATTGCCTGTGCCAATGTGATGTAGAAGGATTCGTATTGAATCCGATCTAGTGGCTCCCCATTTTTATCAATAGGTTCAGGGATATCGATCTTGATCACATCATGCGTTGAATCGGTAAACAAGATGATATTTCGAATAATATCATCTTCAGTCCCATTTCTCCAGCACCGTTTCTTTTCATTGTGCTGATCAAGATGCTCCCTTACCCCGTTTTTCCCGGTAATCCATCTGTTGCAGGCGGTACAAAGGGTAAATCCAACCTGTGGTTCGTCATCTTCAAGGCTACGTGGGCCATGGTTGATACTTACAATTCTGCCATAGTGGTCATAGGCCACTTTGGCCAGTGTTGTTTCATCTTCTTTTATTTCCCAGAAACGACGGTTGGTGCTTGGTGTATAGTGGTGCGTGATTTCATACCCCAGCCTCTGACGCTCCTCTTCATCACTGGTAATGCCAGACCGTGTCTCAGCCCGTTGGTCAGGCATCTCAATGGCATGTGGGTATGCAAATGTATTCTCGAGTGTCCCCCCACAGATACGGCATGCCCCCCCGGTAAAATCGATCTCACTGTCTTCCATATAGACTGCCTCACAGAAGGGGCATGTCATCACCCGGGTCATGGCAGGTTGGTTATTTTCAGTCCGCAGCCGGGGGGTGCGAATAGAGTACCGTCCACCACTGAAGTACACACTGTTGCCAGGAGCATATTCACTCAGGGCGATACTCCGATCACGCTTGAGTTCCGCCTCTTCTGCACCATAAAGACCACGATAGCTGATTTCAAGAGATGTGACCTGTGTTGGGAACCCATAGTTTGGTAAAAATCCCTGACTTCCGAGATATCGGTAGGTCATAAAATCTCCACCACCGGATTTCATTATTGAGATTTTGTGTTCAATTGAGGCCCGGCGATTTGCAAATCCCCTTCTCTGTTTTTCATTAATTTTGCCTTTCCGAATGAGTATGTCAACTTCGGTCAGTTCACGAAGGAGCGATTTGTATTCATCACGGAACAGATTGAATGCATGGTCCAATTCATCAACAAACGATTCTACTGCCTCCTCAATATACCCAGTGTTTAACCAGTCATACTCCGAAATTTCCTGTGCAATTGCCTGTTGAATGGCAGTAATGATATCAATTCTGTGGGTTGAAACTGTGTCACGCAGGGTCTCTTTCCCAAGAAGTTCGTCATCCATCCCCCCACCTACGTCCTTATAAAAGGGGAGGGTGTCCTCCTCATCAAAATTGATGATTCCATCAATACGCTGTGGTATTTTCACAGTTATTGTCTCCAGAATCAGCGCATGTATGTGTGAACGAATTAGATTCCGATTATCCATGAGGAAACGTGGTGCAGATATTTTTCCAGCAATGATTTGCTCCGGATACCGGTAGAAATACTGATCATGTGGCCCCCTTCGTGAACCGACACCACAGAATGTGATGATCATGGAAGACTGTGACTTACGTCCGGCACGTCCGGCCCGTTGTGCATAGTTCGAAGGTGAGGGAGGCACATTTCGCATATATACAGCTGAAAGTGTGCCGATATCAATTCCCAATTCCATTGTGGGTGTGCAGACAATAACATTGACCGGTTCCTCGGGAGTTCTGAATCGTATCTCCAGGTCTTTTCTGATTGTACCGTCAATTTGCCCGCTGTGTTCCTCAGCATAGAGGGGGACAACCTGCGTGAAGGGTTTTTTGTATTCAATCCTGAAATAATTCGCACCCAGATCCTGCTCAATCAGTCCTTTACAATTTGCACCCGTACAAAGGTCTAAAGTATGAAAATGATGGACCTGTCCACATTTTTTACAGACTTTCTGACGGGACGAATCGGTAAGAGACAGATATATTGCCTCAGGATCGATCATCAAAATCCTGCCGGTTCGGGGAATATTTTCTTCAATAAGAGCACCTTCTTCCAGAAGGCAGGTAGTGGTGTACTGAATGATATTTTGAGCAGCCTCAGTGTCTATGTCCCCAAATACTTTTTTGGTCCATTTTACAAGTGTTCCATTGGGATGTGTCAACCGATAGACAGTGGCTTCATATCGGTTGGTTGAGGCAGTATCGCTGTATCCCGTGGGTCTGCTACTCAGGAGTTCATTGTGAAATAGCACCTGTTCATCCAGTGAACGCTGCAGTTCTTCTGCAAATTTTAGGGGGTCAAGGAAATACTCGGAGTGGATTGCAGTATTATACCGCATAATGTCAAGAACCCCCTTGAGATAATCCTCACGCACAATAGCAGTTGTTTCCGAAAGAACCGGTTCATCTTTCCAGATTGATGGCTCTGATGCCACATCATCCAGATTGTTGTATCCGACTTTGAGAAGGCCGACATCTTCTAGGTTCGGCTGATTTTTCTGCCGTGTTGATGCCAGCTCAAGAATGGCATTCAAGAGTAGATATCTCCGATACGTCCGCTCGGCATTTTTTGTTGCCTTCATCCGTCCGCCTCCGGAATTTTTTGCAAACGGCGGTAATGCTCCTTCATTTTTATGTTCTTTCAGTATCTGGTAAATCTCCTCACCCATATCCATAAGCTGCAGTGGTTCATCTGATTCCAATAGGGTCTGATACATTGACCGCCGGAAGTGAATCCGCTTTTGAATATTATTCATATGGGCTGCCTGAAGGGCAGTGTCCTGACGATTGTCGGAGAATGCAATGACCTTTCTCTCATCATAGGGAAGGGTGTTAAGCATCTGGGATACCAGAACGTCTGTGGCGGTCGATCGGCCCACGGTGCCAAAGGAGAATAATTTGCTAAATTCCTTTCTGGTCCTTCGGTCATAGGTAACACCACACCCATCCGAAGGACAAAACAGAAACGGTGCGGGGAGGATGGTCACTGGTATTTTATCTGCACAGATACATGGCTCCTTATCGTCATCACTGGTATAGATTTTGTTGCAATCCGGGCAATACAGAGCTGTATTTGGCTCAATGTACTGTTCAAATTTCTTTTTCACTGCCCCTTTTGGTGTATACCATGTATCCGGTGGGGATGATTCCCCATTCTCAAATGTTCCTTTGTATAGGTAGCATGCCCGTCCTTCTTTTCCCGGATTGTCCAGTTCCCGGGGTTTTAACTCCCCATTGGGCATAATTTCAACACTGTAATATTCCTGACCACATGACCGGCAGAATACCATGGGAAATGTCTGTCGTGTCTTCCCTTTTTTTGCACATATTGGGCAGGTGACCTCTCCTGCATCATGAAGGTGGGGATCACCTGCAGACAGGCAACTCTTGATCTCCCTCCCCTGTGAGAAGACCATGTGAATTTTTGGAATAAGCCGTCGCTGCCTGACCCCGGCAACATCAATCTCAGCATGCATTCCTGCATAAAATGCAGCACGGATTTCATTTTCTGCATCTTCTCTTGATACCTTCTTGTCCCGGACATCGGCCCAATATGTGTTAACGAGTTCATCAACACTCAAAATCTGATCTTTTAATGATGTTTCAATAAACTGGACCGTTTTTTGCTTTCCCAGCACCTCTCCAAGATACCGGGGAGTGGGATTTTCGACTTCGAGTGGTCTTCCAAGCAGGTTTTCGGTGATCTCTTTGAGATAGTCAGGTGTTGGTTCTGAGAAATAATCCGGAATGGCATCGATTTTGACACTGTCTGGGAGAATTCCATCTCCTTCATGGGGAGGATGAATATATGATTCACCTATCACCGATTCTTTGCAAAATGGCTCACCAAAGAGTTTTGATGCAAATGCAGCAATTGCTGATTCTGCATCTTCATCCTCCTTTGCCTGGACCGTTGCACTGGTCCCGATACACCGGAGTGCCCCTATCGTCCCGGTATGTTGCTTGAGTCTTCGTATCAGATATGCTGCATCCGCCCCCTTTTTCCCGGTGTATGTGTGGATTTCATCCAGCACCAGATATCGCAAAACACCGAGGCTTTCTGCCGGAAATAACTTTTTATCCTCAAAACGTGTGAGAATATATTCGAGCATGACATAGTTTGTGATCAAAATATCGGGGGGTGTTTTGTGAATCTCTTCGCGGGAGAGGAGCTCACTGTCATATGGTTCAGTTCGTCCGGTACGCTGGATATACTGTGTAAGTGCATCCACTTTTGAATGGGGCGTATCCCCGGTATAAATGGCAATCTTCAGACCGGAGTTATGCAAACGCTTTGCAAAATCATCGTACTGGGAATTTGCAAGAGCATTCATGGGATAGACAAAGATCGCTTTAATTCCTGCAATTCCCTTGTCCTGCATTGAAAGGCACTCTGATACAACGGGTATGCCAAAACAGAATGATTTTCCCGATCCTGTTCCTGTGGCGATGATAGTATTGTTTCCCGATGTTATGGATGAGATTGCATCACTTTGATGCTTGTAGAGCGATATCAGGTCTGCATCACGATTTCCGGGCGTTACCGTGAAACAGAATGGAGTAAATGCATGAATTGCGTTCTGCTGAACAAGTGAAGAAAATGGAACACCTTGCTCAAACCGGCGGTTTAGTTCAATATACGGACCCTTATACAGCAGAGTACCTTCATCAATACTCTGTTCAATCCACTCTTTGATAACGGGATTTTTAAATTTTTGAAATGAATTTACAAAACTTCTGTACGAGGACCGAATAAAGCCGAGTGCTTCAATGGGATCAAACGGGGATTCTGCCATAAATATCGCTAAATCAATAATTATCGCTATATGGCATTAATGATTTGATATACTTTGAAAAATGGGGTTTGATATTACTTTTTGGTGTTTTTTGCAGCTGCCTTCATGGCACGGGATTTCATACCCTGATTTGTACCTGACCGGTCAGCTGCAGACTGAATCCGCCGTGCAGCAGCAGGGGTCATTGGCGCCTTCTTGCTGGTAATATTGTCACCTCCTTTCATGTGATACATCTGAGTTGACCCGGAATGATTTGGAGGTTGTTTGAAACTGTTTCTCTTATTGTTAACTATCTGTCTGATTACCAGCATTCGATTCGGCCCGAAGAATGGCAAGAGCGAATGATCCATCACTGGTAATCTGGTATTCCTTCTCACGTTTGTTTCCGGGCCGAACACGTTCTTCGATGAGTCCCCACTGAATGGGTTTATCAAGAATTTTGGTTACCATCCCCCTGTTCGGTTCACGTTTTACTTTTGTTTCGTCTGAGAACCTGACCGGTTGATATCGTTGCATCATCAGTCGTGAGAAGTCTTTACCTGCCATCCATGATATGGGAGATACGGCAGGTGTTGCATCCTTTGCATGTTCACCAAGAATACGGAGTGCTTCGATATAGTTGGGATTTTTACGTATATCATCAATGTGCATCTTTGGTATTGCAATCGGAGTCACTGTGTCCGCATCCGGAGTAAGGCAGACTTCACCGTCAAGCCAGATGGCCATGGCGAAGAGGGAGAGGGATAGCATCTTTGTCCCTCCACTTAGGTTAAAGGTGACACGTGCATCAGACGCCATCCTGGCAGCGGAGAGAATTGCATCCCTGACCGAGATGAGAGAGATGTCCGGGATGCGGATTTCATGGAAATCCACAGCAACCAGCTCACAGGTCTGTTGTACCTGTTTAATCGCATTTCGAATCTCGGGTTTCGTCTGTTTCTGGTATTCTTTATCACCGGGAAGGTCCAGAAAGACACTTTCCTCGACGACAACACCGACGTGGGTGATCCCGTTTAGCTGTTTGAGGGTGGCGGGAAATGTTTCATGGATATGGGCTCCGGCGCTGATGATAAGCAGATGCATGGTATCAGCAATGGATTGTTTCTCAGGCCCAATATAGTTTCTGCACAAATGAAACTGTTTCGAACATGTATGATGTCCTTTCCCATGTCACAATACTGTATGACATCTCCGTCAACCATCCGGTCCGTGAACTGGCATCTGATCTCCTCCTGCAACTATGCCTGCCGGTTCTGTTTTGCACAAAACCTTGGTGAGGCCCCTGTCCCTTATGCAGAGGGGGTGGAAATTCTGACCCGTCTGGCTGAATCAGGTATGGATAAAATCAATTTTGCCGGTGGTGAGCCACTGCTTCATCCGCAACTCTTTGACTACTGTCGTGAGGCACATGGCCTTGGCATGACAGTCTCTATAACCACAAATGGATCGCTTCTCTCTGATGATCTGGTGCATGCCCATAGTAACTATATTGACTGGATTGCACTCTCTGTCGACTCAGCATTCGAGCATATAGAGGAACGTCTTGGACGGGGACGTGGAGGGCATGTCAGGCACGCTATACAGACTGCAGATGCAATACGTGATGCTGGTATACGTCTGAAGGTAAATACAACTGTGACGTCATTGAGCTGGACGGAGGACATGACGGGTTTCATCAACAGGACCTCACCCGACCGCTGGAAGGTGCTTCAGATGCTTCATATCAGAGGAGAAAACGATGATGCAGTGGATGACCTCTCGGTTACCCACGGCCAGTTTCAGGCCTTTATCAATCGCCACAGCGATCTTGTTCTCCGGAACGGGGTGAAGCCGGTGTTTGAATCTGCAGATATGATCGAGAGTTCATATTTCATGGTGACACCCGGTGGTATGGTCAAGACTGATACGGACCGGATTATCAGGAAATATCCACTGGATGATGTGCTTCAATATGGAGTGTCAGAATATGTCAGTGAAGGGCAGTATATTGGGAGGGGAGGGGTGTATGAATGGTGACATTTCAGAAGAGTTAAATAAATCATTTTAAAATTTTCTTTCTGTAATGGTTGTTTCTGATGCTGCTCTGCATTTGATATTTGCTATTTATGGGAAGATGATATGGATTTCAATACTGCACCAATTCGTGATTTTCTCTGGGAATCGTATGGTATTTATACAACAACAGAATTTCTAAAATCTGTTCAGGATTGTTCACAGAATGAAAAAAAAGAACGATTCATCAACCATTCCCTTGACAATCTATTACTGTACCGGGTAAAACATGATCCCGGATTCCACCTCTTTGTGAGGGACAAGGTACATTCCGATTTTCTCCTTCAGGAGCGTGTATGCCATATTGTACTCTACCTCTTCGGTGAAACATCGAAATTGTTTTCATTTAAAGGGGAAGTGTTAGCTCCGAAGGGTTTGACTGAAATCATGATGAGAGCTGAAAAAGAGGGGAAAAATCCCCTTGAGGAGGCACTCGTATTTTCACAGGAATCGTCTGAAATTCAGCATTATATGGCAGAACGGGCGATTCAGGAGAGGGATGCCAAGGTAAAGTATCTCCAGGCACGATTGGAAGAGGCTGTAGAACATATGGACAATGAACTTGAGATGATTGCTATACGCCAGCAGATGCTTGACCATGGGACAGGAAAATATTTTGGTCATGTGCTTGCAGCTGACGATCTCCTCTTTCCCGCTGCAGGGCTTACTGAAAATATCCAACATGCAGCAAACAGTTTTGTTTTCAGCAATCTCAAATTCAGAGGACTTTACCTCCCTGACTCAAAAAATAAGGCACAGGATGCGTTTCTACACACCTGTATTCCGTGGATTATGCCATATGAGAGTCTTCTGGAAAATGTAATATTCGGAAAAAGCACATCCACTGCAGGAGATGAGTGGAAAAATGTCTTAGATCTCTGGAAATTTGAGGCAGACGTCTCGACCATAGCGACTTATGAATGGTTTTTAACACTCTCTAGTCAGGAAAAAATTTCATTTCTAAACGGAGACTATCACTTTCAATTACGCGATGATCTGCTCCAAATGATGGCTAAATCTGATACCGAATCATTTGATGTGATGACGTTCAGAATGAATCACCTATTTCGTGCCAACTATTTTGAGCATGCGGCAAAAATGGGGGAATTTTTGTTCAAGGCTCAAAAGAAAGGAAATAATAAATATTTCATTGCAAGCAGCATCGCTACGTATTATCGCGAATACGAAGACTATCACAATGCAATGAAATGGTATGGAATCGCGAAGAAGCTGACAAAAAAACTGGATCCTGCAAGCAAGATACATAAGGAATTTATCGAATGGAAAAATTGTGCTGAAATGGGATACTATATCCATGGCAGTGAACACTTCAGAAAAGAGATCGATCATATAATCCGCGATTCACAGAAGCTGCCGGTATTACTCCGCAGTGTGGTTGTATATAATATCGCTGAGGCTTGCCGTAGGACAGGTCATTACAATATGGAATATGATCATCTGACTGATTTTATTGATCTTGCAGATCCTAACGAACCACAATTTGCCGAGTCATTTGAAGCTGCTTTACAAAGGATTGGCATGTATAATCAGCTCCCCTCGGCTGACTATACAAAAATCAGGGAGTATGATAATTCACAAATTGAAAAGGTGTATCATAGACGGTGTAGGGCCTCATCACTGTCGTTTCAGTATGAAGATGGGATGCATTGGATTGATTGCCTCATAAAATTAAATCCCCAAGCATATCAATATCAGGAAAAAGCAGTATTATATCGACATATTGGTGAGAACGATAAAGCAATTTCTTTCTATCGCATTGCTGCCGAAAAAGCAACTGATAATCGAAATAAATCCTTTTGTCTCATCTCCATCGCATTACTTGAAGCAAAGAAAAGTGGGAGTGTTAATGCAAATATTCAGGACATGATCACCTCTGCTCTCTCATCCCTTCCCAATATGGGAAAAATGGATGCAGAGCCAGATGTGTATGCCATTCTTAACCCCATAATTTATGAAATTGTTGGATGGTCAGATACTTCGTTAAAATACCAATTTCTCGATGCCTTAGTTAGATCATATCAGAAAGGCGGTTTAACAGACAATATTTGTCTCTCTATTGGAACAGTGTTTTTCTCACATAGCCTTTGTTCTGATGCACGGGAATGGTTTGAGCGTGCTCTTTCGTCTGCAGATTTGGAATCTGAAGAGGCACGGATCATGTCACTTATTGCAGATACATTCTTTGCTGAGGGGAATTCAGAAACAGCCGGTAAATGGTTCAAACAGGCACACCAGAAAAATTCTGAATCAGCAGAATGCCTTGCCGGAGTTGCACGGTGTCATACTGCACTCATGGAATACGATTTGGCAGAAGGTGCAATACGGCAGGCTCGGTTGATCGATCCTAATAATACTGACTATCGTAAAATGGAAGAGGAGATCAAGACCCTTGCCTCCCATGTAATCAGCCTGAAACGTATAGAATCAGTTGAGGTCAAGAAGATATTTAGAACCGGGGACTGGCTTCTCTTCAGTGTATTCAATGCACAGGAAAGGGATGAGTATGATATTGGGCCGGTTGTCATCCAGTATGGCAAAGGTGTGGAAAAAATGCTCTATGATGTTATTCTCAGGCCGATCCGCGAGACAATGCGAAGGAATACATCATATATAATGCCAGATGGTGGTGTGAAGAAAGAGTTGTGGAATGGGTCAAAATCCATTGCACGACTTCCCCCGTCATTGAAAAGCGTTTTTGGTAAAAGGGAAAAATCACTTGCACTCGGCCAATGGGAACACCTCATGAAAGACATTGGCAAAGCAAAAACGAATCCTGTGGCGTCTTGCTTTGGAAAGATGCTTGCCGAAAATGGATTTGACGAAAGTAAACTCAATAAAATTGGAAGGCTGTGCAGCGATCTATCATATGAGCGGAACGGTGCTGCACATATTTCATTTTATACTCGTGAGGAAGTGCAGGAAAAGAGGGGCGAAATGGTTACAATTATCAATGCTATCATAGGATTAGTCCCGCAAAGAGTGGGAAATGACTCCTCATAATATTTTATTCAGCAAATATGATCTCACGTATCCGGGATTTAGCTGGTGCTATACAATCTGTGGTATAATTTTTAATAACCTCATATTGTTTCACTAATTGTGTTTTATGCAGTGATTTAGGGTATATCAGAGAAGGGACAGAACATTGTGATAAGAGTATTAGTGTGTATATCTGACAATTTACGGAAGAATAAAATACAAACAATTAAATACATATTTTTGAAATTTTCTTTCTGTAAATAGTTGATTCTGATGTTTAATTGCATCTGAAATCTCTATTTATGGAAATAATACATGGAATTCAATATTGCACCAATGAGAGACTTTCTCTGGGAATCATATGGAATTTATACAACAACAGAATTTCTAAAATCTGTCCAAGACTGTTCAGAACAGGAAAAAAATGAGCGATTTATCGACCATGCGTTGGACAACATGTTTTTATTCCGTGTAAAACGCGATCCTGGATTTAAACTATTTATCAGGGACAAAGTAGATGCAAATCCAGTCCTTCAGGAACGGATTCGTCATATCGTAATGTACCTTTTTGGGAAAACATCAGGATTGGATTATATTGATGAGGACGCACCGGGACCCAAAGGTGAAATGGAAATTTTGATTCAGGCAATAAATGCAGGAAAAAATCCATTTGAGGAGGTAATCCGCCATTCGAAGAATCCATCCCTGATGCACCAGTATAATGAAGACCGTTTAGAGCGGGAGCGGGTGAGCAAGACAAAATATCTAGAGGCGTGTCTCGATGAGGCTGCAGGCCATATGGACAATGAACTTGAGATGATTGCAATACGACAGCAAATGCTTGAATATGGAACTGGGAAATACCATGGTCATGTCTTAGCAGCTGATGATCCACTCTTCCCTTTTGCAGGATTTACTGCTGACACACAGCGTCTCGCAAGTAACTACATATTTAAAAATATCAAATACCGGGAACGTTTTTACGGATATTCAAACCAAATGGTTGAAGATCCATCACTTCATGAATGCACGATTTGGCAAATCCCATATGAAATTATTCTTCAAGAGGCGATCTTTGGAAAAAGTGTTCGTGAGTTTGTGGATAATATTGAATGTATACAAAATTGCCAGGATTTGGCAAAATTTGAATTAGATCTGGCCACAATCGCATATCAGGAATGGTTTCTGACGCTCTCCCGGAAGGATAAAATATCAGTTCTCAATGATGATTACCCCTTTGAGATCCGGGATGATTTATTGGAAGAAATTATTGGCTTCGTGAACAATTCACTTGATATACTGCAATTCAGAATGGAGCAGTTATATAATGCTAAATACTACGAGCATGCAGCCAAAATTGGGGAATTCGTTTTCAACAGACTGGAGGATGGAAAAGAGAAGTATTTTACTGCAAGCAACATTGCGACATATTATCGCGAATTTGAAGATTATCAAAATGCTCTGAAATGGTATCAGAATGCGAAAAAACTAACAAAACATCTAACCAAAAATCCTACTGATCCAAATAACGGTGAATATAAAGAATTCATTGAATGGAAAAACTGTGCTGAGATGGAGTTTTATATCCATGGCAGTGATCACTTCAGGAATGAAATTGATAAAATCCAACAGAATGCACAGAATCTTCCTGATTATGCCCGCAATTCTATAGAATTAAATTTGGCAGAAGCATGCCGAAGAACTGGCCATCACGATCTTGAATATGAACATTTAACTGAGGCCATTACAATCAATGAATTAGAGGATAAATATTTCATCCATATTTCAGGCCGCTTGGACTATTTTAACAGGACGCTTTATGACAGTAACTTTGAAACAATCAGAGAAAGCGAAAGGCTGATGAAAACTGAGGTTTATGAGCGTCGGTATACGTCAGCTACACAGTCATACCAGTATATCGATGCGAGGCGCTGGATCGATCGTCTCATTCGTCTGAAGCCTAAACCATATCTGTATCAGGAAAAGGCAGCTCTGTGTCGACATGCCGGGAAGGATGATGAAGCAATTGATATGCTCCGCAAAGCAACAGAGGCAACTGATAATCCCAGAGAGAAGGCATCATGTCTAATATCCACTGCATTAATAAAATGCCAGAAAACAGGTAGTATTGATGCAGAAATTGAAGATTTAGTCTCTTCTTCACTCCTCTCTCTGGGCAAAGAATCGGAAAATACTGTACAATTGATTCTCTCAAAAATTGTTAATCCAATCGTATTTGATGTTGTGACATGGTCTGATGACGATCTCAGAAACCAATTCCTCGAGACATTAGCAACTGAATATGAAAAATGTGGATTCTCCGG
Above is a window of Methanogenium organophilum DNA encoding:
- a CDS encoding tetratricopeptide repeat protein produces the protein MEFNIAPMRDFLWESYGIYTTTEFLKSVQDCSEQEKNERFIDHALDNMFLFRVKRDPGFKLFIRDKVDANPVLQERIRHIVMYLFGKTSGLDYIDEDAPGPKGEMEILIQAINAGKNPFEEVIRHSKNPSLMHQYNEDRLERERVSKTKYLEACLDEAAGHMDNELEMIAIRQQMLEYGTGKYHGHVLAADDPLFPFAGFTADTQRLASNYIFKNIKYRERFYGYSNQMVEDPSLHECTIWQIPYEIILQEAIFGKSVREFVDNIECIQNCQDLAKFELDLATIAYQEWFLTLSRKDKISVLNDDYPFEIRDDLLEEIIGFVNNSLDILQFRMEQLYNAKYYEHAAKIGEFVFNRLEDGKEKYFTASNIATYYREFEDYQNALKWYQNAKKLTKHLTKNPTDPNNGEYKEFIEWKNCAEMEFYIHGSDHFRNEIDKIQQNAQNLPDYARNSIELNLAEACRRTGHHDLEYEHLTEAITINELEDKYFIHISGRLDYFNRTLYDSNFETIRESERLMKTEVYERRYTSATQSYQYIDARRWIDRLIRLKPKPYLYQEKAALCRHAGKDDEAIDMLRKATEATDNPREKASCLISTALIKCQKTGSIDAEIEDLVSSSLLSLGKESENTVQLILSKIVNPIVFDVVTWSDDDLRNQFLETLATEYEKCGFSGNPDLIIGAGFHSFHFCQEARERYERALPNADSAPERVHIMSQIGSTLFLEGNYRSAGKWCKKAMQEDPDNDDIILGMTQCHIALMEYDLAAKTIQKARTINPDNITYKQVQKGINSLASHVISLQRIESEEIRQTFRTGDWLLFSVFNAQERDEYDIGPVVIEYGKGVEKLLYESLLKPIRQTIHSDTTYFSSKFGIKKTFWEGSSNKHAPLPRTIKTVLGKEEKSLSLGQWAHLVNDLKDADTNPLVQEFRNLLRKRGCNTKRLRQIGNLCGRLSNERNGAAHISFYSRDEVQKKWGEMVTIINDIIARVPSSGPDSLSK